One Molothrus ater isolate BHLD 08-10-18 breed brown headed cowbird chromosome 13, BPBGC_Mater_1.1, whole genome shotgun sequence DNA window includes the following coding sequences:
- the RBPMS2 gene encoding RNA-binding protein with multiple splicing 2: MSNLNKDTEHTNGGGTVEEEVRTLFVSGLPVDIKPRELYLLFRPFKGYEGSLIKLTSKQPVGFVTFDSRAGAEAAKNALNGIRFDPENPQTLRLEFAKANTKMAKSKLMATPNPTNIHPALGAHFIARDPYDLTGAALIPASPEAWAPYPLYTTELTPAIPHAAFTYPAAAAAAAALHAQMRWYPPSEATQQGWKSRQFC, from the exons ATGAGCAACCTCAACAAGGACACCGAGCACACCAACGGCGGCGGCACCGTCGAGGAGGAG GTACGGACGCTGTTTGTCAGTGGCCTTCCTGTGGATATCAAACCCAGAGAGCTCTACCTTCTCTTCCGGCCATTCAAG GGTTATGAGGGGTCACTGATCAAGCTGACTTCAAAGCAG CCAGTGGGTTTTGTGACCTTCGACAGCCGGGCTGGCGCTGAAGCAGCCAAGAACGCCTTGAAT GGCATCCGCTTCGACCCCGAGAACCCGCAGACCTTGCGGTTAGAGTTCGCTAAAGCCAACACAAAGATGGCCAAGAGCAAGCTGATGGCCACACCGAACCCCACCAACAttcaccctgccctgggtgcaCATTTCATTGCACGGGACCCCT ATGACCTGACTGGAGCGGCTCTCATCCCAGCGTCCCCGGAGGCGTGGGCTCCCTACCCGCTGTACACCACGGAGCTGACCCCTGCCATTCCCCACGCCGCCTTCACGTACCCGGCAGCGGCTGCCGCGGCCGCCGCTCTTCACGCTCAG